The proteins below come from a single Papaver somniferum cultivar HN1 chromosome 11, ASM357369v1, whole genome shotgun sequence genomic window:
- the LOC113321622 gene encoding uncharacterized protein LOC113321622 isoform X1, producing MASFRVPPKELLRFSHRVPSYKMIGKEGEDIPKVSFELDPASLSGIIERTSNPGNLEARVEANVAKVTVSSKAPAEEILHKQKKRNKTEERNTTDSEGNSKCSNRSQRLANVNKKTRTVETSTCLLDKNKKTTVVSDKQKSCDDSIFVRESVFTCHAASDSKEMGPDGMNTSPSSLAHLEANTVFYDFDNDRSCDKFKTGQIWALYCDLDDLPKYYGMMKNVQLFPVFKLDIQWLKSCNPPKGVVPLADRSMPLCCGTFNVTCENEVYEDLSYFSHQLSCVTAGNDLYNIYPSKGEVWALYKNFSSEWRYSDLKYCGYYIVEVIKVIDDCWFCKMLLVIKPYFKLKKKWENFFS from the coding sequence ATGGCTTCTTTCCGCGTACCACCCAAAGAACTTCTCAGATTTTCACATAGGGTTCCGTCATATAAAATGATTGGTAAAGAAGGAGAAGACATTCCTAAAGTCTCTTTCGAACTTGATCCTGCTTCCCTTTCTGGTATCATCGAACGGACTTCCAATCCCGGAAATCTAGAAGCCAGGGTAGAGGCAAATGTTGCTAAAGTGACTGTTTCTTCTAAAGCTCCAGCAGAGGAGATACTCCATAAACAAAAGAAGAGAAACAAGACTGAAGAGAGGAACACTACGGACAGTGAAGGGAATTCAAAATGTAGTAACAGGTCTCAAAGGTTAGCAAATGTTAATAAGAAGACTCGGACTGTGGAAACCTCTACTTGTCTTTTGGATAAGAATAAGAAGACCACTGTTGTCTCGGACAAGCAGAAAAGTTGTGATGACTCCATTTTTGTTCGAGAAAGTGTATTTACATGTCATGCTGCTTCTGACAGTAAGGAGATGGGTCCAGATGGTATGAATACTAGTCCCTCTTCACTTGCTCATTTGGAGGCAAACACGGTATTTTATGACTTTGACAATGACCGTTCCTGTGACAAGTTCAAGACTGGTCAGATATGGGCTCTGTATTGCGACTTGGATGACTTGCCCAAGTACTATGGTATGATGAAGAATGTTCAATTGTTCCCTGTTTTCAAGCTGGATATTCAGTGGCTTAAATCTTGCAATCCACCAAAAGGCGTTGTCCCATTGGCTGACAGGAGTATGCCCCTATGTTGTGGAACATTTAATGTTACATGTGAAAATGAAGTCTATGAGGATTTgagttatttttctcatcagttaAGTTGCGTAACAGCTGGAAATGATTTGTACAATATTTATCCAAGCAAAGGGGAAGTATGGGCATTATACAAGAACTTCAGCTCTGAGTGGAGATATTCTGATTTGAAGTATTGTGGGTATTACATAGTTGAAGTCATAAAGGTTATCGATGATTGTTGGTTTTGCAAAATGTTACTGGTCATAAAACCGTATTTCAAGCTAAAAAAGAAGTGGGAGAATTTCTTTTCATAA
- the LOC113321622 gene encoding uncharacterized protein LOC113321622 isoform X2 — translation MMKPLPMVQEQTPPRSCDFLKFWTACPSCKLRHLYPLHIMGIPIKCTRESCKADFFTYGDIAQETQSEKYAVSPKKEDQSHSRQNVALASNAKILSSCKGEVETGVTVEVGGNFKGGEGVSKCTESIKGRKRFRELEQEGSSSDVEEILPTELANSMGRKKKGKQVVDAADGLEGAKGTDSRCCLKSKLEQDMKGIKERKCFRELEQEGSSSDVEEILPTEFAKSKECKKKGKQVVSADDGLEGANGIDSRCCLDSKLYQDITEVAETDFYDFDRSKREECFAADQMWALYDEADSMP, via the coding sequence ATGATGAAGCCTCTACCAATGGTACAAGAACAGACACCACCAAGGTCCTGTGATTTTCTTAAGTTTTGGACTGCTTGTCCTTCTTGTAAACTAAGGCATCTGTATCCTTTACACATTATGGGCATACCAATTAAGTGTACTAGAGAAAGTTGTAAGGCAGATTTTTTTACTTATGGTGACATTGCTCAGGAAACACAGTCAGAAAAATACGCGGTTTCACCAAAGAAAGAGGACCAGAGTCACAGTCGTCAAAATGTTGCTCTAGCAAGTAATGCGAAGATCTTGTCCTCTTGTAAGGGAGAAGTTGAGACAGGAGTGACTGTTGAGGTTGGTGGAAATTTCAAAGGGGGAGAAGGTGTGAGTAAGTGCACGGAAAGTATAAAAGGAAGAAAAAGGTTCCGAGAACTTGAACAAGAAGGAAGCTCCAGTGATGTTGAAGAAATTCTACCAACAGAATTGGCAAATTCTATGGGACGTAAGAAAAAAGGAAAGCAAGTTGTTGATGCTGCTGATGGACTTGAAGGTGCCAAGGGGACTGATTCGAGATGTTGTCTTAAAAGCAAGCTTGAGCAAGATATGAAAGgtataaaagaaagaaaatgctTTCGAGAACTTGAACAAGAAGGAAGCTCCAGTGATGTCGAAGAAATTTTACCCACGGAATTTGCAAAATCTAAGGAATGTAAGAAGAAAGGAAAGCAAGTTGTTTCAGCTGATGATGGACTAGAAGGTGCTAATGGGATTGATTCGAGATGTTGTCTTGATAGCAAGCTTTATCAGGACATCACTGAGGTTGCTGAAACAGATTTCTATGACTTCGACAGGAGTAAGAGAGAAGAGTGTTTTGCAGCTGATCAGATGTGGGCTCTATACGATGAAGCTGATTCCATGCCTTAG
- the LOC113323075 gene encoding ubiquitin carboxyl-terminal hydrolase 12-like, which translates to MKSQQEHKVIYFRSLENFKVDVFCLKLSTLSRCCHIVERIVKYLGLKECPKMRLTSHNPYADKPNSRPARHCDMLSDMCKTSDILYYELLGSHSLPSHLSRALNITFDHATKNEVLIRCISTVHHRTVSDLLNEMKSEVQQFNPSAELRLLEIDHNRISKIYPLNEKIKNLKNQTWPLRAERIPEEEKNLGLDDKIIHVCHFTREPFPGKRNQLDVRYFGEPFFLIIHKGETLAEIKLRIKKKLQVPDDEFSKWNFAHSGHAYFQDSDILFKHFRTTIKDFYALDSSSFKEYLGLEHSHNCLNTTFATNQLEEDEMLVQHSGHVAGPQLIESGQAQFHNTVNYQTLKDPTSTRFTWTVENFSRLNNKEHYSNIFLVGCYKWRIMIFPKGNNVDHFSVYLNTAESFSQLYAEFSLVVVNQTHKKNSLRKDARHQFTPGQSSGGFASFVPLTELNNPDKGYIMNDTCIIEAEVSLVIPIKKQRLGVPVMERSCETIGVVEEASKEAQKVEQVPEPAASNAGVTDEPSTQPGKDSVVCEYPLAGQLYQDGKYSQYILDGNFEDIGGFSILKTHASLYRQIWLKYGHIASSHAPPSSYSVQVSLVTDIMTNIMDMCHCRLSEMSSSMVVKWENNIKMAETLHFNVKWLRERFDDVKKVFYEFKNKSTVLLEKTEALQAAEARLMYAENELKKARDNISFLETERNVLGKGWPFTF; encoded by the exons ATGAAATCTCAGCAAGAACACAAG GTTATATATTTCCGCTCCTTGGAAAATTTCAAGGTAGATGTTTTCTGTCTAAAGCT GTCAACCTTGTCGAGATGCTGTCATATTGTCGAAAGAATCGTTAAGTATCTTGGTTTGAAGGAATGCCCCAAAATGAGACTTACATCTCATAACCCTTATGCTGACAAACCTAATAGTCGACCTGCTAGGCATTGCGATATGTTGTCTGATATGTGTAAG ACATCAGATATCCTATATTATGAACTCTTGGGCTCCCATTCATTGCCATCACACCTTTCAAGAGCTCTAAACATCACTTTTGATCATGCGACTAAGAATGAA GTGTTGATTCGTTGTATCTCAACTGTGCATCATAGAACAGTAAGTGACCTGCTTAATGAGATGAAGTCAGAG GTTCAGCAGTTTAATCCAAGTGCCGAACTTAGATTGCTTGAAATTGATCATAACAGGATTTCCAAG ATTTATCCACttaatgaaaaaataaagaacCTGAAAAATCAAACTTGGCCATTACGCGCAGAGAGG ATTCCCGAGGAGGAGAAAAACTTGGGTCTGGATGACAAAATAATTCATGTTTGTCACTTCACCAGAGAACCATTTCCAGGAAAAAGAAACCAATTG GATGTTCGGTATTTTGGGGAACCCTTTTTCTTGATCATTCACAAAGGAGAGACTTTAGCCGAAATCAAGTTGCGCATTAAGAAGAAATTGCAAGTCCCAGACGATGAGTTCTCCAAG TGGAACTTTGCACATAGTGGACATGCTTACTTTCAGGACTCTGACATATTATTTAAGCATTTCCGAACAACG ATAAAAGATTTTTATGCGCTGGATTCTTCCTCCTTTAAGGAGTATCTTGGCTTGGAGCACTCTCACAATTGTTTAAACACAACTTTCGCAACCAATCAG CTGGAAGAGGATGAGATGTTGGTCCAGCATTCGGGACATGTTGCTGGTCCACAACTGATAGAAT CGGGACAGGCACAATTCCACAATACAGTGAACTATCAGACACTCAAGGATCCTACGTCTACCAGATTCACGTGGACGGTAGAAAACTTTTCTAGGTTGAACAATAAAGAACACTACTCTAATATTTTCTTGGTTGGTTGCTATAAATG GCGGATTATGATTTTTCCGAAGGGAAACAATGTGGATCACTTCTCGGTGTACCTGAATACTGCAGAGTCGTTCAGTCAGTTGTATGCAGAGTTCAGTTTGGTGGTGGTCAATCAAACCCATAAGAAGAACTCGTTGAGAAAAG ATGCACGACACCAATTCACTCCAGGACAAAGTAGCGGGGGATTTGCATCGTTCGTGCCTCTAACTGAACTCAACAATCCTGATAAAGGATATATTATGAATGATACTTGTATAATTGAAGCTGAGGTGTCCCTCGTCATACCGATAAAAAAACAAAGGCTCGGTGTTCCTGTCATGGAAAGATCATGTGAAACTATTGGAGTTGTAGAGGAAGCCTCTAAAGAAGCACAAAAGGTAGAGCAAGTACCAGAGCCTGCTGCGTCAAATGCAGGTGTGACTGATGAACCATCCACACAGCCAGGAAAAGATTCTGTGGTGTGTGAGTATCCGTTGGCTGGTCAATTATATCAAGACGGGAAATATAGTCAATATATACTGGATGGGAATTTTGAAGACATTGGAGGATTCAGTATCTTGAAGACACATGCATCATTATACAGACAGATATGGCTAAAATATGGTCATATTGCTTCCAGCCATGCCCCGCCTTCCTCGTATTCTGTCCAAGTCTCATTGGTTACAGATATAATGACAAACATCATGGATATGTGTCATTGCCGTCTTTCTGAGATGTCCTCTTCGATGGTCGTCAAATGGGAGAATAACATAAAGATGGCCGAGACACTCCATTTCAATGTCAAATGGCTTCGTGAGCGTTTTGATGATGTCAAAAAGGTATTCTACGAGTTTAAAAATAAGAGCACAGTTTTATTGGAGAAGACAGAGGCCTTACAGGCAGCAGAGGCACGGTTAATGTATGCAGAGAATGAGTTGAAAAAGGCACGAGATAACATCTCCTTCTTGGAGACTGAGAGAAACGTACTTGGAAAAGGGTGGCCGTTTACCTTTTGA